One window of Elaeis guineensis isolate ETL-2024a chromosome 11, EG11, whole genome shotgun sequence genomic DNA carries:
- the LOC105053522 gene encoding alkylated DNA repair protein ALKBH8 homolog isoform X3 codes for MNKVQSKFTRPKGMDHESSSNLYVANCGPAVGISFDNIESVFSTFGKVIGVHAADETGTRVIVCFHEVSAAQAAFKALNGYSCPDLGGRTLCIRYSVPQPPPKILGGDSLPVCLSASELAIPGIYLVHEFITLKEEKELLAEVDARPWKRLSKRKVQHYGYEFLYETRNVDSKQFLGELPSFVSHILKKIMSFPGLDDDRSKQVDQLTVNEYPSGVGLSPHIDTHSAFDELIFSLSLAGPCIMEFRRYPQGTFTAIGNNPQQLSNFTRKAIFLPPRSMLLISGEGRYAWHHYIPHHKVDTVGGHVVRRSSRRVSFTFRKSS; via the exons ATGAATAAAGTCCAGTCAAAATTCACCCGTCCAAAGGGAATGGATCATGAGTCAAGTTCTAACTTATATGTTGCCAATTGTGGTCCAGCTGTGGGCATATCTTTTGATAATATTGAATCAGTTTTTAGCACCTTTGGGAAGGTTATAGGTGTCCATGCTGCTGATGAAACTGGTACTCGTGTGATTGTTTGCTTTCATGAAGTAAGTGCTGCTCAAGCTGCCTTTAAAGCTTTAAATGGCTATTCTTGCCCCGACCTCGGTGGGCGAACCTTGTGTATACGTTATTCAGTACCGCAGCCACCTCCGAAG ATTCTGGGTGGTGATTCACTTCCCGTATGTTTATCGGCATCAGAGCTGGCAATTCCAGGAATTTATCTGGTGCATGAATTCATCACTCTGAAGGAGGAGAAG GAACTTCTTGCAGAAGTGGATGCTAGGCCATGGAAAAGACTGTCAAAACGCAAAGTTCAGCATTATGGTTATGAGTTTTTATATGAA ACGAGAAATGTTGATTCGAAGCAGTTTCTAGGTGAACTTCCATCCTTTGTTTCTCACATACTCAAGAAGATCATGTCATTTCCTGGCCTTGATGATGATAGAAGCAAACAAGTGGATCAACTGACG GTTAATGAATATCCTTCTGGTGTGGGCTTATCTCCACATATAGACACTCATTCAGCATTTGATGAATTGATTTTCAGTCTTTCATTAGCGGGTCCATGCATTATGGAATTCAGGAGATATCCTCAAGGCACGTTTACCGCTATTGGGAATAACCCTCAACAATTATCAAATTTTACAAGGAAAGCTATTTTCCTTCCTCCTAGATCCATGCTTTTGATTTCTGGAGAAGGGCGATATGCTTGGCATCATTATATTCCCCATCATAAG GTTGATACGGTTGGGGGACATGTTGTCAGAAGAAGCTCAAGGAGGGTTTCTTTTACTTTTCGCAAG AGCTCATGA
- the LOC105053522 gene encoding alkylated DNA repair protein ALKBH8 homolog isoform X2, translating to MNKVQSKFTRPKGMDHESSSNLYVANCGPAVGISFDNIESVFSTFGKVIGVHAADETGTRVIVCFHEILGGDSLPVCLSASELAIPGIYLVHEFITLKEEKELLAEVDARPWKRLSKRKVQHYGYEFLYETRNVDSKQFLGELPSFVSHILKKIMSFPGLDDDRSKQVDQLTVNEYPSGVGLSPHIDTHSAFDELIFSLSLAGPCIMEFRRYPQGTFTAIGNNPQQLSNFTRKAIFLPPRSMLLISGEGRYAWHHYIPHHKVDTVGGHVVRRSSRRVSFTFRKVRKGPCCCEYKQYCDSQKNAIRAMFATENTKQRRAGHIITCNT from the exons ATGAATAAAGTCCAGTCAAAATTCACCCGTCCAAAGGGAATGGATCATGAGTCAAGTTCTAACTTATATGTTGCCAATTGTGGTCCAGCTGTGGGCATATCTTTTGATAATATTGAATCAGTTTTTAGCACCTTTGGGAAGGTTATAGGTGTCCATGCTGCTGATGAAACTGGTACTCGTGTGATTGTTTGCTTTCATGAA ATTCTGGGTGGTGATTCACTTCCCGTATGTTTATCGGCATCAGAGCTGGCAATTCCAGGAATTTATCTGGTGCATGAATTCATCACTCTGAAGGAGGAGAAG GAACTTCTTGCAGAAGTGGATGCTAGGCCATGGAAAAGACTGTCAAAACGCAAAGTTCAGCATTATGGTTATGAGTTTTTATATGAA ACGAGAAATGTTGATTCGAAGCAGTTTCTAGGTGAACTTCCATCCTTTGTTTCTCACATACTCAAGAAGATCATGTCATTTCCTGGCCTTGATGATGATAGAAGCAAACAAGTGGATCAACTGACG GTTAATGAATATCCTTCTGGTGTGGGCTTATCTCCACATATAGACACTCATTCAGCATTTGATGAATTGATTTTCAGTCTTTCATTAGCGGGTCCATGCATTATGGAATTCAGGAGATATCCTCAAGGCACGTTTACCGCTATTGGGAATAACCCTCAACAATTATCAAATTTTACAAGGAAAGCTATTTTCCTTCCTCCTAGATCCATGCTTTTGATTTCTGGAGAAGGGCGATATGCTTGGCATCATTATATTCCCCATCATAAG GTTGATACGGTTGGGGGACATGTTGTCAGAAGAAGCTCAAGGAGGGTTTCTTTTACTTTTCGCAAG GTGAGGAAAGGACCTTGCTGCTGTGAATATAAGCAATATTGTGATTCTCAAAAGAATGCTATTAGAGCAATGTTCGCTACCGAAAACACCAAGCAACGCCGAGCTGGTCATATCATCACGTGTAACACGTGA
- the LOC105053522 gene encoding alkylated DNA repair protein ALKBH8 homolog isoform X1, with the protein MNKVQSKFTRPKGMDHESSSNLYVANCGPAVGISFDNIESVFSTFGKVIGVHAADETGTRVIVCFHEVSAAQAAFKALNGYSCPDLGGRTLCIRYSVPQPPPKILGGDSLPVCLSASELAIPGIYLVHEFITLKEEKELLAEVDARPWKRLSKRKVQHYGYEFLYETRNVDSKQFLGELPSFVSHILKKIMSFPGLDDDRSKQVDQLTVNEYPSGVGLSPHIDTHSAFDELIFSLSLAGPCIMEFRRYPQGTFTAIGNNPQQLSNFTRKAIFLPPRSMLLISGEGRYAWHHYIPHHKVDTVGGHVVRRSSRRVSFTFRKVRKGPCCCEYKQYCDSQKNAIRAMFATENTKQRRAGHIITCNT; encoded by the exons ATGAATAAAGTCCAGTCAAAATTCACCCGTCCAAAGGGAATGGATCATGAGTCAAGTTCTAACTTATATGTTGCCAATTGTGGTCCAGCTGTGGGCATATCTTTTGATAATATTGAATCAGTTTTTAGCACCTTTGGGAAGGTTATAGGTGTCCATGCTGCTGATGAAACTGGTACTCGTGTGATTGTTTGCTTTCATGAAGTAAGTGCTGCTCAAGCTGCCTTTAAAGCTTTAAATGGCTATTCTTGCCCCGACCTCGGTGGGCGAACCTTGTGTATACGTTATTCAGTACCGCAGCCACCTCCGAAG ATTCTGGGTGGTGATTCACTTCCCGTATGTTTATCGGCATCAGAGCTGGCAATTCCAGGAATTTATCTGGTGCATGAATTCATCACTCTGAAGGAGGAGAAG GAACTTCTTGCAGAAGTGGATGCTAGGCCATGGAAAAGACTGTCAAAACGCAAAGTTCAGCATTATGGTTATGAGTTTTTATATGAA ACGAGAAATGTTGATTCGAAGCAGTTTCTAGGTGAACTTCCATCCTTTGTTTCTCACATACTCAAGAAGATCATGTCATTTCCTGGCCTTGATGATGATAGAAGCAAACAAGTGGATCAACTGACG GTTAATGAATATCCTTCTGGTGTGGGCTTATCTCCACATATAGACACTCATTCAGCATTTGATGAATTGATTTTCAGTCTTTCATTAGCGGGTCCATGCATTATGGAATTCAGGAGATATCCTCAAGGCACGTTTACCGCTATTGGGAATAACCCTCAACAATTATCAAATTTTACAAGGAAAGCTATTTTCCTTCCTCCTAGATCCATGCTTTTGATTTCTGGAGAAGGGCGATATGCTTGGCATCATTATATTCCCCATCATAAG GTTGATACGGTTGGGGGACATGTTGTCAGAAGAAGCTCAAGGAGGGTTTCTTTTACTTTTCGCAAG GTGAGGAAAGGACCTTGCTGCTGTGAATATAAGCAATATTGTGATTCTCAAAAGAATGCTATTAGAGCAATGTTCGCTACCGAAAACACCAAGCAACGCCGAGCTGGTCATATCATCACGTGTAACACGTGA